The proteins below are encoded in one region of Pseudanabaena sp. BC1403:
- a CDS encoding RNA-binding protein, whose translation MSIYVGNLSYEVTQDHLKPVFEDYGKVTRVHFPTDRETGRARGFAFVEMSADAEEDAAITALDGAEWMGRVLKVNKAKPRENNDSFGGGNRGGGGGGRGGYNKSGGGGGRY comes from the coding sequence ATGTCTATTTACGTTGGTAACTTGTCCTATGAAGTTACTCAAGACCATTTAAAGCCAGTTTTTGAAGACTACGGCAAGGTCACACGTGTCCATTTCCCTACCGATCGCGAAACTGGTCGCGCTCGTGGCTTTGCATTCGTAGAAATGAGTGCTGATGCTGAGGAAGATGCAGCCATCACAGCGCTAGACGGTGCTGAGTGGATGGGTCGCGTACTCAAAGTCAACAAGGCTAAGCCTCGTGAAAATAATGATTCGTTTGGCGGTGGCAACAGAGGCGGCGGCGGCGGTGGTCGCGGCGGCTATAACAAGTCTGGCGGTGGCGGTGGTCGTTACTAA
- a CDS encoding helicase HerA domain-containing protein, translated as MDLLQPLGIVVQGSLSDGLEVRLNGEISVEDMRVGKFLVVHGRHTRFFCILTDVTLGTASPRILMNPPDPENTFLTEILAGTGTFGTINLTPMLMFVPSNPFDLITQRAASQNSDRVKKTKRKKSPSYEAVEEINDFQLLPVKTIPSHFSQVFDATERDFRIVFGWEDDPHKRNFAIGQPIDMPVPICLDLDRFVERSNGIFGKSGTGKSFLTRLLLSGIIRKQAAVNLIFDMHSEYGWEAATEGKRFSTVKGLRQLFPAQVQIYTLDPDSTKRRGVRDAQELYISYDQIDVEDLMLIREELNLSEASLENAIILRNEFGKSWISRLLAMTNSEIQEFCEQKMGSKSSIMALQRKLTRLDDLKYLRPTCPENYIKRILDSIAAGKHIVIEFGSQSNLLSYMLATNIITRRIHHSYVQQAERFLQTKNICDRPQQLTITIEEAHRFLAPNTARQTIFGTIAREMRKYFVTLLIVDQRPSGIDNEVMSQIGTRITALLNDEKDIDAIFTGVAGSGNLRTILSKLDSKQQALVLGHAVPMPVVVQTRPYDETFYREIGEVPWEEISTPEVLRVAEAAKADLGF; from the coding sequence ATGGATTTATTGCAACCATTAGGAATTGTTGTTCAGGGTTCTTTAAGCGACGGTTTAGAAGTTCGACTAAATGGCGAGATTTCCGTCGAAGATATGCGCGTCGGTAAGTTTCTGGTGGTGCATGGTCGGCATACACGCTTTTTTTGCATCCTCACCGATGTCACTCTAGGTACGGCTAGTCCCCGTATTCTCATGAATCCGCCTGATCCTGAGAATACTTTTTTAACCGAAATCTTGGCAGGTACGGGGACTTTTGGCACGATCAATTTAACGCCAATGTTAATGTTTGTTCCTTCAAATCCTTTTGACCTCATTACTCAGCGAGCCGCTAGTCAGAATAGCGATCGCGTTAAGAAAACTAAGCGTAAGAAATCACCAAGTTACGAAGCTGTTGAAGAAATAAATGATTTTCAACTCCTGCCTGTAAAGACGATCCCCAGCCATTTCTCGCAGGTGTTTGATGCGACTGAGCGGGATTTTCGGATTGTGTTTGGTTGGGAAGATGATCCCCATAAACGGAACTTTGCGATCGGGCAGCCAATTGATATGCCTGTGCCAATTTGTCTTGACCTCGATCGCTTTGTGGAGCGTAGTAACGGCATCTTTGGTAAGTCTGGAACTGGCAAATCTTTTTTGACGCGCCTTTTACTATCAGGAATTATCCGTAAGCAAGCGGCGGTGAATCTGATTTTTGACATGCATTCAGAATATGGGTGGGAAGCTGCCACGGAAGGTAAAAGATTTAGCACAGTTAAAGGTTTGCGGCAGCTATTTCCTGCACAGGTACAGATTTATACCCTCGATCCAGACTCGACGAAGCGACGGGGAGTGCGCGATGCACAGGAGCTTTACATCAGCTACGACCAAATCGATGTCGAAGATTTGATGCTAATTCGCGAAGAATTAAATCTCTCAGAAGCTAGTTTAGAAAATGCGATTATTCTGCGGAATGAATTTGGAAAGAGTTGGATTTCGCGATTACTTGCCATGACCAATTCGGAAATCCAAGAATTTTGCGAACAGAAAATGGGGAGTAAATCCTCGATTATGGCGCTCCAGCGTAAACTCACAAGGCTTGATGATCTTAAGTATTTACGCCCAACCTGTCCCGAAAACTACATTAAGCGCATTCTCGATTCGATCGCAGCAGGGAAACATATCGTGATCGAGTTTGGTTCGCAATCAAATCTACTTTCCTATATGTTGGCGACCAATATCATTACAAGGCGGATTCACCATTCTTATGTGCAACAGGCTGAGCGATTTTTGCAGACTAAAAATATTTGCGATCGCCCACAGCAGTTAACGATCACCATCGAAGAAGCCCATCGTTTTCTGGCTCCGAATACGGCTAGACAGACTATCTTTGGGACGATCGCCCGTGAAATGCGGAAATATTTTGTGACTTTGCTAATCGTCGATCAGCGTCCTTCAGGAATTGATAATGAGGTAATGTCGCAGATTGGAACCAGAATTACGGCTTTGCTCAATGATGAGAAAGATATTGATGCAATTTTTACAGGTGTAGCGGGCAGTGGCAATTTGCGAACGATTTTGTCAAAACTAGATTCTAAGCAGCAAGCTTTAGTTCTCGGTCATGCCGTGCCAATGCCTGTGGTGGTTCAAACTCGTCCCTATGATGAAACTTTCTATCGCGAGATCGGTGAAGTGCCTTGGGAAGAAATCTCTACGCCAGAGGTTTTGCGAGTTGCAGAGGCGGCTAAAGCAGATTTAGGATTTTGA
- a CDS encoding Uma2 family endonuclease, producing MTSISIEKVMSETQISSKMTLEQFLNLSENDESYELLDGEAIKKMSPKFFHSRLTSAFWSELSGLSNGIGQVSIEWSLILKRRGKDWVPVPDLLYVSYDRLAADWREDAPCPVLPELVIEIVSPDQTFNQLAQKATDYLSAGVERVWVVYPPMRSITVFFGHRPPETYQGDLLLADELFPNLAVTSEQFFVRAGL from the coding sequence ATGACTAGTATTTCTATCGAAAAAGTCATGTCAGAGACTCAGATAAGTTCAAAAATGACCCTAGAGCAGTTTTTGAACTTATCTGAAAATGATGAAAGTTATGAACTACTTGATGGAGAAGCAATAAAAAAAATGTCACCGAAGTTTTTTCACTCCCGATTAACCAGTGCTTTTTGGTCTGAGCTATCAGGTTTGTCTAATGGGATTGGACAAGTATCGATTGAATGGTCATTAATTCTCAAACGACGCGGTAAAGATTGGGTTCCTGTGCCTGATTTGCTCTATGTTTCTTACGATCGCCTTGCCGCAGACTGGCGTGAAGACGCACCCTGTCCTGTGTTGCCAGAGTTGGTAATTGAGATTGTATCGCCTGATCAAACATTTAACCAACTAGCTCAAAAAGCGACGGATTATTTGAGTGCAGGAGTGGAAAGAGTATGGGTCGTATATCCACCAATGCGAAGTATCACCGTGTTTTTTGGCCATCGCCCACCTGAGACTTATCAAGGCGATCTCTTGTTAGCCGATGAGTTATTCCCAAATTTAGCAGTCACATCAGAGCAGTTCTTTGTTAGAGCAGGGCTTTAG